The following are encoded together in the Bacteroidales bacterium MB20-C3-3 genome:
- the fabF gene encoding beta-ketoacyl-ACP synthase II: protein MQLKRVVVTGIGTINPLGNNISEYFNNLDNGKSGASLITRFDASLFKTKFACEIKDFDPEKHGIDRKEARKLDLFAQYALAATSEAISDSGINTETVDLDRVGVIVGSGIGGIETMFQEIKGYVEGGCTPRFSPFLIPKMIPDIAAGHISMKYGFRGPNFTTVSACASSTHAMTDAFNYIRLGKADIIVTGGSEAGISVPSIGGFNSAQALSTNNENWQTASRPFDKTRDGFVMGEGAAMLIFEEYEHAIERGARIYAEVSGAGLSADAHHITAPHPEGLGALQVMKLALEDAEFKPENVDYINVHGTATPLGDIAELKAVKSLFGEHAYKLNISSTKSMTGHLLGATGAVEALACIHAINSGMVPPTINFEHEDPEIDYKLNLTLNKSQKREVNVAMNNTFGFGGHNSCIIFNKLKK from the coding sequence ATGCAATTAAAAAGAGTAGTCGTTACAGGGATTGGAACGATAAATCCACTGGGAAACAATATTTCAGAATATTTTAATAATCTGGATAATGGTAAAAGCGGTGCATCTCTAATTACCCGTTTTGACGCTTCACTTTTTAAAACCAAATTTGCTTGTGAAATTAAAGACTTCGATCCTGAAAAACATGGTATTGACCGTAAAGAGGCAAGAAAACTTGACCTGTTTGCTCAGTATGCGCTTGCTGCCACTTCAGAGGCAATCTCAGATTCCGGTATAAATACGGAAACTGTTGATTTAGACAGAGTGGGGGTAATTGTTGGTTCAGGAATTGGCGGAATTGAAACGATGTTTCAGGAAATAAAGGGCTATGTTGAGGGTGGATGCACTCCTCGATTCAGCCCTTTCCTTATTCCTAAAATGATTCCGGATATTGCGGCGGGTCACATATCTATGAAATATGGCTTCAGGGGACCAAACTTCACAACTGTGTCGGCTTGTGCCTCCTCTACTCACGCAATGACTGATGCCTTTAATTATATCAGACTTGGTAAGGCTGATATTATCGTTACCGGTGGGTCAGAGGCGGGAATCTCTGTACCAAGCATTGGTGGTTTTAACTCAGCCCAGGCGCTCTCAACAAACAACGAAAATTGGCAAACAGCTTCCAGACCATTCGATAAAACCAGAGATGGTTTTGTTATGGGAGAGGGAGCAGCAATGCTTATTTTTGAAGAGTACGAGCACGCAATAGAAAGAGGAGCCAGAATTTACGCAGAGGTCTCAGGCGCAGGTCTGAGCGCAGATGCTCACCATATCACTGCACCACATCCGGAGGGATTAGGTGCTTTGCAGGTTATGAAACTTGCTTTGGAGGATGCTGAATTTAAACCGGAAAATGTTGATTACATTAATGTCCACGGAACTGCAACTCCACTTGGAGATATTGCTGAACTTAAGGCTGTTAAGAGTCTCTTTGGAGAGCATGCTTATAAATTAAATATAAGCTCTACAAAATCAATGACCGGTCACCTACTTGGTGCAACTGGTGCTGTTGAGGCTCTTGCATGTATTCACGCAATTAATTCAGGAATGGTGCCACCTACAATTAACTTTGAGCACGAGGATCCTGAGATTGATTATAAACTCAATCTTACCCTTAACAAATCTCAGAAGAGGGAGGTAAATGTTGCAATGAACAACACTTTTGGATTTGGAGGACACAACTCCTGTATTATCTTCAATAAGCTAAAGAAATAA
- a CDS encoding DUF3098 domain-containing protein, translated as MTKKIAEDDPRFAIHPKNLILIIAGLALMVIGYLLMIGGGTKDPDIFTGDQLFSFRRIVAAPVLIIAGFVVEIYAIMKKPSK; from the coding sequence ATGACAAAGAAAATTGCAGAAGATGATCCAAGATTTGCAATACATCCGAAAAACCTGATTCTTATTATAGCCGGATTGGCTCTTATGGTTATTGGATATTTACTGATGATTGGCGGTGGCACTAAAGATCCGGATATTTTTACCGGGGATCAGCTATTCAGTTTCAGGCGTATTGTTGCAGCACCCGTGCTGATAATTGCCGGTTTTGTTGTTGAGATTTATGCCATAATGAAGAAACCTTCAAAATAA
- a CDS encoding DUF5686 family protein — protein sequence MTSYPKSLSKLLLLLIFTFCVYRLNAQIFSGRVTDRRGEGIPFATVYIHELKSGISADLNGEFLSKLSPGRYTLEASSLGFKREQFVVEMGNINLYRTLVLEEISYELNEALFSGRRDDRGSVIMRKAIAKAPYFKYQVREYDADSYLKGTFKITKVPALLKLKSMKDKVNLFTGKLFLLESFSTVKFSFPDKYEHTIKAFSSTIPDEISPGDYSVLMKSSIYDPQIFGLVSPLSPKAFSYYKFIYQGVSNESGRVVNKILVVPKRGNSKLFAGTLYIVDNMWSVSYAELVSEQSGIKTNIKVNYNEVADEVFLPTTYNINASIDVMGVKGEGRFYSSMKYTNLKRNSATISNPVTQVKPVVKERSLEIKETPSNTTVKVDSSANKRDSAYWLEVRKVPLRVDEVVSYQKSDSIKIEFREIEKRDSVKNQNSGKGGSALEQILFGHKYKVSKDLFFSFGGLSKVVGDFNFVDGYQLGQNISINYNAIKFTPLKFDASAYYSLQRRLMLWSTSLSVRHSPLKNGFVNISAGRESSDISDNPGVNRFINSYSSWLFAINPVKLMDKKYFEITTGIDIANGLQSSVSIAHNTYSQLVNGDYKSLFGALPELNIPENIYGGEVLNLSSFMASASLQFTPRYYYKIDNGYKRYVKSSYPTFTVKFIKAFKGFNAQSSWSRLETGIRQKIKTDIYSSLSYNINAGVFLSSSVVSLPDYKHFAASDHIFSNELFDNRYLMLGGYLLSTRDSWVDLKVNYNTEYLLLKRLPFLNTPLITESLHLKSLWLPGDGRHHTELGYSIGMDDLGRAGLFVSFNGIRYKGVSFRITIPLFKAQ from the coding sequence ATGACATCTTACCCTAAGAGCCTCTCTAAACTTCTCTTGTTGCTGATTTTTACATTCTGCGTTTACCGGTTAAATGCTCAAATATTTTCAGGGAGGGTAACAGACAGAAGAGGTGAGGGTATCCCATTTGCTACTGTATATATACATGAACTTAAGTCCGGAATAAGTGCGGACTTAAACGGCGAGTTTCTCTCAAAGTTATCCCCCGGGAGATACACACTGGAAGCCTCCTCACTTGGTTTTAAAAGGGAGCAGTTTGTTGTTGAAATGGGTAATATAAACTTATACAGAACTTTAGTCCTTGAAGAGATCTCTTATGAGCTTAACGAGGCCCTTTTTTCAGGCAGAAGAGATGACAGAGGGAGTGTGATTATGAGAAAAGCAATAGCCAAAGCGCCCTATTTCAAGTACCAGGTCAGAGAATATGATGCAGATAGTTATCTCAAGGGAACTTTTAAGATAACCAAGGTGCCGGCCCTGCTTAAACTCAAGTCAATGAAGGATAAGGTGAATCTCTTCACCGGGAAGTTGTTTCTTCTTGAGTCTTTTTCAACAGTAAAGTTCTCCTTTCCGGATAAATATGAGCATACTATAAAAGCCTTTTCAAGTACAATCCCTGATGAGATTAGCCCCGGTGATTACTCTGTGCTTATGAAATCCTCAATTTACGATCCTCAGATATTTGGACTTGTATCACCTTTGTCTCCAAAAGCATTTTCTTATTATAAATTTATTTACCAGGGGGTATCAAATGAATCAGGCAGAGTAGTCAACAAGATTCTGGTTGTCCCAAAAAGGGGGAATTCGAAACTTTTTGCAGGAACACTTTATATTGTTGATAATATGTGGAGTGTCTCATACGCAGAGTTAGTCTCTGAGCAATCGGGAATTAAGACAAACATAAAGGTAAACTATAATGAGGTGGCAGACGAAGTTTTTCTTCCAACAACATATAACATTAATGCATCAATTGATGTTATGGGAGTTAAAGGGGAGGGACGGTTTTACTCATCAATGAAATATACAAATCTTAAAAGGAACTCAGCCACTATCTCAAATCCTGTCACTCAGGTTAAACCAGTCGTAAAGGAGAGGAGTCTTGAAATTAAAGAGACTCCATCAAATACAACAGTTAAGGTAGACTCCTCTGCCAATAAAAGAGACTCGGCCTATTGGCTTGAAGTAAGAAAGGTGCCTCTCAGGGTTGATGAGGTTGTCTCTTACCAGAAATCCGATAGCATCAAGATTGAGTTCAGGGAGATAGAAAAGAGGGATTCTGTAAAAAATCAGAATAGTGGTAAAGGAGGCTCAGCACTTGAGCAAATTTTGTTTGGACATAAATATAAAGTTTCAAAAGATCTCTTTTTTTCATTCGGGGGTCTTTCAAAAGTTGTAGGAGATTTTAATTTCGTTGACGGATACCAGTTGGGGCAGAATATTTCTATCAATTATAACGCTATAAAATTTACCCCTTTGAAATTTGATGCATCTGCATACTACTCACTTCAAAGAAGGCTTATGTTGTGGAGTACATCGCTAAGTGTGAGACATTCTCCGCTAAAAAATGGTTTTGTGAATATATCTGCAGGAAGAGAAAGCTCAGACATCAGTGATAACCCGGGGGTAAACAGGTTTATTAATTCATACTCATCCTGGTTATTTGCAATAAACCCTGTTAAACTGATGGATAAAAAATATTTTGAAATAACAACAGGGATTGATATTGCAAACGGGCTGCAATCATCTGTATCTATTGCTCATAATACCTATTCACAACTTGTAAATGGTGATTATAAAAGTCTTTTTGGTGCCCTCCCGGAGTTAAATATTCCCGAGAATATATATGGAGGAGAGGTTCTTAACTTATCCTCATTTATGGCATCGGCTTCTCTGCAATTTACTCCAAGGTATTATTACAAAATTGATAATGGATACAAGAGGTATGTAAAGTCTTCATATCCCACATTTACGGTTAAGTTCATAAAGGCTTTCAAAGGTTTTAATGCACAATCATCCTGGTCAAGGTTAGAGACAGGCATCAGGCAAAAAATTAAAACAGACATATACTCTTCTCTTTCCTATAATATTAATGCAGGGGTATTCCTATCCTCTTCAGTTGTCTCTTTGCCGGACTATAAACATTTTGCTGCCTCTGATCATATATTTTCCAACGAACTTTTTGATAACAGATATTTGATGCTTGGGGGATATCTCCTCTCTACAAGGGACTCCTGGGTAGATTTAAAAGTAAATTACAATACTGAGTATCTTTTACTTAAAAGGTTGCCTTTTCTCAATACACCGCTAATAACAGAATCTTTGCACTTAAAATCACTTTGGCTTCCAGGAGATGGAAGACATCATACTGAATTAGGTTATTCTATTGGAATGGATGATTTGGGCAGAGCAGGTCTCTTCGTCTCGTTTAACGGAATAAGATACAAAGGGGTCTCATTCAGAATCACTATTCCCCTTTTTAAAGCTCAATAG
- a CDS encoding undecaprenyl-diphosphate phosphatase: MEWFEAILLGLVQGLTEFLPVSSSGHLTIGKALLGVDVSNLKFEVVVHAATVMSTLVVFRKDIISLLRGLLKFKMNKETEYLFFIAVSMIPVFVVGMFFKEQVESIFGSGLLVVGISLIVTALLLYLTGVIKPAEKKLTYGRAFVIGISQAIAVLPGLSRSGATISTGMLLGLKKEEIAKFSFLMVLVPVLGEAFLELISGEFTAPSSEISPLALALGFGAAFISGLFACKVMIALVKRAKLLPFAIYCAIAGAICLLSLIF; this comes from the coding sequence ATGGAGTGGTTTGAAGCAATATTGCTAGGATTAGTTCAGGGACTTACCGAATTTCTGCCGGTCAGCAGCAGCGGACATCTAACTATAGGTAAAGCATTACTGGGAGTTGATGTTTCAAACCTTAAATTTGAAGTGGTGGTTCATGCTGCAACAGTTATGAGCACACTGGTTGTTTTCAGAAAAGATATCATTAGCCTTTTAAGGGGACTCCTGAAATTCAAAATGAACAAGGAGACTGAATATCTTTTTTTTATCGCAGTATCAATGATTCCTGTTTTTGTAGTGGGAATGTTTTTCAAAGAGCAGGTTGAGAGTATTTTTGGTTCAGGTCTTCTAGTTGTGGGAATATCTCTTATTGTAACGGCGCTCCTTCTCTATCTGACAGGTGTGATAAAACCTGCAGAGAAAAAACTCACATACGGCAGAGCATTTGTAATCGGAATTTCCCAAGCCATAGCGGTATTGCCCGGGTTATCAAGATCCGGAGCAACAATTTCAACGGGGATGCTGCTAGGATTAAAGAAAGAAGAAATTGCAAAATTCTCCTTTTTAATGGTTCTTGTCCCGGTTTTGGGAGAGGCATTTCTGGAGTTAATTTCCGGAGAGTTCACCGCCCCTTCCTCTGAAATATCGCCGTTAGCCCTGGCTTTGGGATTTGGAGCTGCATTCATATCGGGACTCTTTGCATGTAAAGTTATGATTGCACTGGTTAAGAGAGCAAAACTGCTCCCCTTTGCAATATACTGTGCAATTGCCGGAGCAATTTGTCTTCTCTCTTTGATTTTTTAA
- a CDS encoding phosphoribosylglycinamide formyltransferase, whose protein sequence is MCQINIAIFASGSGTNAENLIKHFSNSKYIKVVLILSNKNDALVLEKARNLNVPSYTFSPFELNDTMLVDSVLDKYKVDSLILAGFLLKIPNRIIERYRDQIINIHPSLLPKYGGKGMYGLKVHKAVIDACERESGITIHLVDEVYDNGKILFQSICYVNEDETPDTLASKIHLLEYRYFPETVENYLLSFKKGNSDSE, encoded by the coding sequence ATGTGTCAAATTAATATCGCCATATTTGCTTCTGGTTCAGGAACAAATGCAGAGAATCTTATAAAACACTTCTCTAATTCAAAGTACATAAAAGTTGTACTCATTTTATCAAACAAAAATGATGCCCTTGTGCTTGAAAAGGCTAGAAATCTTAATGTCCCTTCTTATACTTTTTCACCATTTGAATTGAATGACACAATGTTAGTAGACTCAGTCCTTGATAAGTATAAAGTAGACTCCCTTATTCTGGCCGGATTTCTTTTGAAAATACCAAACAGAATCATTGAAAGGTACAGAGATCAAATAATAAATATACATCCATCGCTTCTCCCAAAATATGGAGGAAAGGGGATGTACGGGCTAAAAGTTCATAAAGCTGTTATAGACGCTTGCGAGAGAGAGAGTGGAATTACTATACATCTTGTTGATGAAGTTTATGACAATGGGAAAATCCTTTTCCAAAGTATTTGTTATGTAAATGAAGATGAGACACCTGATACTCTTGCATCAAAAATTCATTTGCTTGAGTACAGATATTTCCCGGAAACTGTTGAAAATTATCTATTGAGCTTTAAAAAGGGGAATAGTGATTCTGAATGA
- a CDS encoding glycogen/starch synthase, with the protein MSEPVKVLFVNSEMEHFMPSSTIATVGRYLPQGIQESGAEIRSFVPRYGTINERRYQLHEVIRLSGMNIIINDIDRPLVIKVSSISAARMQVYFIDNEDYFHRKYVYRDDSDNYFNDNDERAIFFARGVLETVKKLRWKPDIIHCQGWISQFLPLYLRKVYSDDPIFTDSKVVLSLYNDSLDLEFNEETKSKIIVPGIRNKDLEVLNPANGINLAKLAIQYSNGVIAGSSDLPAELESAIASSHAKFLPYREIDHPENSYIQDYKNFYDQILGRDDKKV; encoded by the coding sequence ATGAGCGAACCTGTAAAAGTTCTTTTTGTAAACTCCGAGATGGAACATTTCATGCCTTCGTCAACTATTGCGACAGTGGGCAGATATCTTCCTCAAGGGATACAGGAGAGCGGAGCTGAAATCAGATCCTTCGTCCCGAGATACGGCACTATAAACGAACGCCGGTACCAGCTCCACGAAGTAATCCGTCTTTCCGGCATGAATATTATTATTAACGATATTGACAGACCTCTTGTTATAAAAGTCTCTTCAATTTCAGCTGCCAGAATGCAGGTGTACTTCATTGATAATGAGGATTACTTCCATCGCAAGTATGTTTACAGGGATGACAGCGATAATTATTTCAATGATAATGATGAAAGAGCCATTTTCTTTGCAAGAGGTGTACTTGAGACTGTGAAAAAGCTAAGATGGAAACCGGACATTATACATTGTCAGGGGTGGATTTCTCAATTCCTGCCTTTGTATCTCAGGAAAGTTTACAGCGACGACCCTATTTTTACAGACAGCAAGGTAGTTCTCTCTTTATATAATGACTCTCTTGACCTGGAGTTTAACGAAGAGACTAAATCAAAAATTATAGTACCAGGCATAAGGAATAAAGACCTGGAAGTTTTAAATCCGGCAAATGGCATAAATCTTGCTAAGTTAGCCATACAGTACTCAAACGGAGTTATAGCCGGAAGCAGCGATTTGCCTGCCGAACTGGAGTCGGCCATTGCATCATCCCATGCAAAATTTCTCCCATACAGGGAGATAGACCACCCGGAAAACTCTTATATACAAGATTACAAAAATTTTTATGACCAAATTCTGGGTAGAGATGACAAAAAGGTTTAA
- a CDS encoding DUF4294 domain-containing protein has translation MNLKNKKFEISAMKLNRILFFNLGIILFTQLLLFSPVNAFAQEQRRGYEVGYKIEDGDTVYQIRIRDTYLFNWPDSKRRGREWREFSRLVYNFRMAYPYALMAKEKVLVADSVLASRKFTSKSREKFIKDFEKQLFAEFEKPLRKMTISQGKLLLKLIDREIGQSSYQLIKEYKGGFNAVFWQGVARLFGSDLRKPYDKFGEDRITEDLVQMYNNGTFDYLFYSIF, from the coding sequence ATGAACCTCAAAAATAAGAAATTTGAGATATCTGCAATGAAACTTAATAGAATACTCTTTTTTAATCTGGGAATTATCCTATTTACACAACTTCTTCTTTTCTCTCCTGTTAATGCATTTGCCCAGGAACAAAGGAGGGGATATGAGGTAGGGTACAAAATTGAGGATGGGGACACAGTATATCAGATAAGAATCAGAGACACCTACCTTTTTAACTGGCCGGACAGTAAGAGGAGAGGAAGAGAGTGGAGAGAGTTCTCCAGGCTTGTTTACAACTTTAGAATGGCATACCCGTATGCCCTTATGGCAAAAGAGAAGGTTCTGGTAGCAGATTCAGTTCTTGCAAGCAGGAAGTTTACTTCAAAGAGCAGAGAAAAGTTTATCAAGGATTTTGAGAAACAGCTTTTTGCAGAATTTGAGAAACCTCTCAGAAAGATGACAATATCTCAGGGAAAGTTGCTCTTAAAACTTATTGACAGAGAGATTGGACAGAGTTCTTACCAGTTGATTAAAGAGTATAAAGGTGGTTTTAATGCGGTATTCTGGCAGGGTGTTGCACGGTTGTTCGGGTCTGATTTAAGGAAACCATATGATAAATTCGGAGAAGACAGAATTACTGAAGATCTTGTACAGATGTACAATAACGGAACATTTGACTATCTGTTTTACTCTATTTTTTAA
- a CDS encoding permease-like cell division protein FtsX, with protein MSFYIFGALYMKRRDNKSVARRFLHSYLSSLISITLVLVLAGTGGLVAVNAAGMRDYFRENLTLSVIFDASVSDESAKRLTEIIAAKTFVKSADFISQEQGTQEMKEILGEDFLDVFDFNPVPLSADIHLKSEYVHPDSLENVEAEIMLNPGIREVVWERTLIEVVSNNLEKIGVVLLIIISLLLFISFFLINNTVRLNVFSKRFTIHTMKLVGAKSSFIKKPFMTHAVVQGLISGVLASGILWTILFFIRRDFPQIHNMMDPVLLIYLFAGILLSGIVLCIISTLLVLNKVLSLPADDLYY; from the coding sequence ATGAGTTTTTATATCTTTGGGGCTTTGTATATGAAGAGGCGAGATAACAAAAGTGTTGCAAGGAGGTTTCTGCATTCGTACCTCTCTTCACTGATTAGCATAACTTTAGTGCTTGTGCTTGCTGGTACAGGTGGTTTGGTGGCTGTCAATGCTGCCGGAATGAGAGATTATTTCAGGGAGAATCTAACTCTTTCTGTGATTTTCGATGCAAGTGTTTCTGATGAAAGTGCAAAGAGGCTTACTGAGATTATTGCTGCTAAAACTTTTGTGAAGAGTGCAGATTTTATTTCACAAGAGCAAGGAACACAAGAGATGAAAGAAATATTGGGAGAGGACTTTCTTGATGTATTTGATTTTAATCCTGTTCCTCTTTCAGCTGATATTCATCTTAAATCCGAGTATGTTCACCCGGACAGTTTAGAGAATGTTGAGGCTGAGATTATGCTCAATCCAGGGATAAGAGAGGTTGTATGGGAGAGAACCCTGATAGAGGTTGTAAGTAATAACCTGGAAAAAATAGGTGTTGTTTTACTTATAATAATTTCATTGCTGCTTTTTATTTCATTCTTCCTCATAAATAATACAGTAAGATTGAATGTGTTTTCAAAAAGGTTCACTATTCACACAATGAAACTGGTGGGGGCTAAAAGCTCTTTTATAAAAAAACCTTTTATGACTCACGCTGTTGTTCAAGGGCTTATTTCAGGAGTTCTTGCATCCGGTATTCTCTGGACAATTCTTTTTTTTATTAGAAGGGATTTCCCTCAGATACATAATATGATGGACCCCGTTCTTTTAATTTACCTTTTTGCAGGAATTTTATTGTCGGGAATAGTACTTTGCATAATAAGCACTCTTCTTGTTCTCAATAAGGTATTGTCACTTCCGGCAGACGATTTATACTATTAA
- a CDS encoding UDP-2,3-diacylglucosamine diphosphatase: protein MELERDYSCFISDVHLGLKVGDYAEREKRLVSVIESLPAETTSLYLLGDIFDFWYEYKYVIPKGYSRFFGALSRLSDRGVKIYFFKGNHDVWAFGYFTDEFSVKILDQPYYTRIGNKTFCLGHGDGLSGDDKKYLFLRSVFHSKILQRLFSNIHPRWAFALANRWSTHNRLYKGGEYKFRGEEDPLYGYVCKAEISSPADYFIFGHLHTPGEISTPLGGRMYVLGEWINGCQYLLYESKTDTMEWRSGLIKK, encoded by the coding sequence ATGGAATTAGAAAGAGATTACTCCTGTTTCATATCTGATGTTCACCTTGGATTAAAGGTGGGTGATTATGCAGAGAGAGAAAAGAGACTGGTCTCTGTTATTGAGTCTCTTCCTGCAGAGACCACATCTTTGTACCTGCTTGGAGATATATTTGATTTCTGGTATGAATACAAATATGTGATTCCAAAGGGATATTCAAGGTTTTTTGGAGCATTGTCCAGACTTAGTGACAGGGGGGTGAAGATCTACTTTTTCAAGGGAAACCACGATGTATGGGCATTCGGATATTTTACAGATGAATTTTCTGTGAAGATTTTGGATCAGCCTTACTATACCAGAATTGGCAACAAAACCTTTTGCCTTGGTCACGGAGATGGATTATCCGGGGACGATAAAAAATATCTGTTTTTAAGATCAGTGTTCCATAGTAAGATTCTGCAGAGGCTTTTCAGTAATATTCATCCAAGATGGGCATTTGCCCTTGCAAACAGATGGTCTACCCATAACAGACTATACAAAGGGGGAGAGTACAAATTCAGAGGGGAGGAGGATCCGTTGTATGGCTATGTATGCAAGGCCGAAATCTCATCTCCGGCGGATTATTTTATTTTTGGGCATCTCCATACACCAGGAGAGATTTCTACACCTTTAGGGGGCAGAATGTATGTGTTGGGAGAGTGGATTAATGGTTGTCAGTATCTTCTTTACGAATCCAAAACAGATACAATGGAGTGGAGGAGCGGGTTGATTAAAAAATAG
- a CDS encoding DUF4270 family protein, producing the protein MTKFWVEMTKRFNPSKIIVLAASLFLVASCITVDKKAGEGLVPSDQIFKIAIKEFDLPVQMKSSDSLQTMTSGALVVGANKDSDLGVTTSYGAFRMYPQKDTNGFGTDPRINYLRMFIQVTGNIVLDEVDSRIPQNIYIHRLLTDLDSLKMYNNSISEADYDSNPLNPGGNTYFGGDTLNIELPADYARELLTASHEEMDSLELFVKRFKGFVIKTDPLPGSLVGGRFNIIVPSSITMALSYNHTDSKIQKKDSVIFYYTTDTDLNLNIINHTSSVIETENPGEKMFVEGLAGVKPFIDMTQVRGMISDWAASINTPVDKIVISKAELVFPYEYPQNYKVLSQYPPQLYLATKSDGEAYNSRKYYQLLNEISFTDDKGNMNKSLLTYNLNITSYFQSLLKGELTKSYELKAYIMPVSSSTNSMTGEVNYFIDNTIYYKGVLNGNTAVRKPKLKIVYAIIP; encoded by the coding sequence ATGACCAAATTCTGGGTAGAGATGACAAAAAGGTTTAACCCTTCAAAAATTATTGTGCTTGCCGCCTCTCTTTTCTTGGTGGCTTCCTGTATTACAGTTGACAAAAAGGCCGGTGAAGGACTTGTTCCATCTGACCAGATATTCAAAATTGCCATAAAGGAGTTTGATCTTCCTGTACAGATGAAAAGTTCTGACAGTCTTCAGACTATGACCTCCGGGGCTCTTGTTGTAGGAGCAAACAAAGATAGTGATCTGGGTGTAACAACATCATACGGAGCATTCAGAATGTATCCTCAGAAAGACACTAACGGATTTGGTACAGACCCCAGAATAAACTACCTGAGGATGTTTATCCAGGTTACAGGTAATATTGTACTTGACGAAGTTGACAGCAGAATACCTCAGAATATATATATACACAGACTCCTTACAGATTTGGATTCACTCAAAATGTACAATAACTCCATTTCTGAGGCAGACTACGATTCAAATCCTCTAAATCCTGGAGGCAATACATACTTTGGGGGCGACACCCTTAATATTGAACTCCCTGCCGATTATGCAAGAGAGCTCCTTACTGCTTCTCATGAAGAGATGGATAGTCTGGAATTATTTGTTAAACGGTTCAAGGGATTTGTAATTAAAACAGACCCTTTGCCAGGTTCACTTGTTGGTGGGAGATTTAATATTATTGTACCATCATCAATTACTATGGCTCTCTCATATAACCACACTGACTCCAAGATTCAGAAAAAAGACAGTGTAATATTCTATTATACAACAGACACAGACTTAAATCTTAATATAATAAATCACACATCATCTGTTATTGAAACAGAAAATCCGGGTGAAAAGATGTTTGTTGAGGGGCTTGCAGGAGTTAAGCCATTCATTGATATGACACAAGTCAGGGGTATGATATCAGATTGGGCAGCCAGTATAAATACTCCCGTTGATAAGATAGTAATATCCAAAGCTGAACTTGTTTTCCCATATGAATACCCGCAGAACTACAAAGTCCTGTCACAATATCCTCCTCAATTATACCTGGCTACAAAATCAGATGGAGAGGCATACAACAGCAGAAAATATTATCAGCTTCTGAATGAGATCTCCTTTACTGATGACAAAGGAAATATGAACAAATCACTTCTTACATACAATCTCAACATAACATCATATTTCCAAAGCCTGCTAAAAGGAGAGCTTACAAAAAGCTATGAACTTAAGGCTTATATTATGCCTGTTTCATCCAGTACAAATTCTATGACAGGAGAAGTCAATTATTTTATTGACAATACAATCTACTACAAAGGTGTCCTAAATGGCAACACTGCCGTAAGGAAACCTAAACTTAAGATTGTTTACGCTATTATACCATAG
- a CDS encoding acyl carrier protein, whose product MADITSKVKAIIVDKLGVDESEVTPAASFTNDLGADSLDTVELIMEFEKAFGITIPDEAAEKISTVGDAITYIENNAK is encoded by the coding sequence ATGGCAGATATTACATCTAAGGTTAAAGCCATCATCGTAGACAAGCTTGGCGTAGACGAGTCAGAAGTTACTCCTGCAGCCTCTTTTACTAACGATTTAGGTGCCGATTCACTTGACACTGTTGAGCTTATTATGGAGTTCGAAAAGGCATTTGGTATAACCATTCCGGATGAGGCAGCAGAAAAGATCTCTACAGTTGGAGATGCGATAACATACATCGAAAACAACGCTAAGTAA